CACCGCGACCGGAACCGGCCCGTCGGCGGAAAAAACGCCTACAGCGATGTGCGTCATGACCGCGCACCTTCACGTGAAGCTGCACCGCAAAAATTCCGGGAAAAACGCCCGATTCTGGAGCAGGCAGACCCCTGCCGCAGGTTGCCGCTGAAACGCGCATCAACGTGCGGCAACTTTCGCAAAGCCCCTGCCCCTGCCTGGCAACCTTTGGAATGGCCCAGGTGTTAGTCACCAGCACGGTGCCTTGGAGAATGCAGACAGTCGACTGCCCACAAAATAGGCGAGAACTGATTTCCTTTTCAGCACTTTCCAATCCGGGATGCGCGGCCGATATGGGGATTCCAGTAACCACAATCGAACGAGTCGGACGCACCATGGAGGCCAAGGCGCTTCGACCCAGGAGCAATCGCAATGATGAACAATGGTCTGAGTCAGGGATCTGCCAAGATCTATCAATTCCCCGCCGGGGGCCGCGCGGCTCTCGCGGGACGCCGTTATGGCGAGACCCGCCTTCCTGCCGATCACGCTTCGCTTCCCGCGAACGTCTCGATCTGCAGCGATAGCTGGTACCACCAGGATGCGGTCGACGAGGCAAAGCCCAAATGGGATCGCTAGTGCCGTTGTCTGGTCTGAGACCGCCGCACTCTTTCAGGCGCTCAGCGGAAGTTTCAAAAAGGGTCGAAACACCGAGGTTTCGACCCTTTTTGATTCCGGACCTGCGCTGGAGGAAGCCGCGCTTGTCGAAGTCATAAAACCCCACGATGAACTGGGTACCATCGACGCCTACAATAGCCTGCGGCAACGCAGCAAAAGAAGCGCCCATGTCAGATCCCCCTGCCCGCCACCTCAGCCTGCAAGGCGCCAGCAATTTTCGCGACCTCGGCGGTTACGCCACAAGCGATGGTCGCACCACGCGCTGGCGCCACATCTTCCGCTCCAACCACCTTGGCCAGCTCACCGCTGAAGACATCGCGATCGTCCGCGCGCTCGGCGTCAAAAGCGCGTTCGACTTCCGCGGCGTCGAGGAGCGCGCGGCCGGCGTCTGCGTCGTCAACGAGATCACCGTGCATTCGCTGCCGATCGAGCCGACGGTGGTGGCCTCACTGCGCGCCGAGCTCGCCAGAGGCGCGCTGACTGCGCCGGTCGCGCTTGAGCTGATGCGCGAATCCTATCGCAACTATGTCCGCCACAACACGCATAGCTTCCGCATGCTGTTCGGCCATCTCCTGCAGGACCGCGCCCCGCTCGTGATCCACTGCACCGCCGGCAAGGACCGCACCGGCTTTGCCAGCGCCCTGATCCTGCACGCGCTCGGCGTGCCCGAGGAGGTCATTGCAGAGGATTATCTGCTGACCAATCGCCACTACAAGCGCGACGTGTCGAGCGTCTCCGATCTGCCCGCCGACGTCCTCGACGCCATCGGCTCGGTCAACGCCTCCTATCTCGATGCAGCTTTCGATGCCGTCGGCCGCGACTATGGCGATGTCGAGACCTACTTGCGCGACGGCCTCAAGCTCGGGCGAGCAGAGCGGACCGCGCTGAAAGAGCGCTATCTTCAGGCGTGAGCGACGCCGGGCGCCTCACGCCGTCGGAGTTACGGCCTTGATGATGGAATTGGTCAGCGCGAGCGATACCTGCATGGTACTCCAATTGCTCTGATGCAGCTTCAGATCATCCTCGGGATCGAGCAGCTGCTCGAACGAAACGTTGTTTAGCACGTGCCAGTGGCGCATGAGCGCCCAACGCTGGAACAGGTTGACCTTGGCGTCCTCCGCCGCGGTTCGGATCGCCGAAACCATCCTCTCCGCGAGATCGGCGTTGTCGTCGAACAGCATGGCCGTCACGTATTGCGGGTCGATCAGAATGACATCCATGGTCGGGTGAGCGCGCAGGAGTGCCAATCCCCCGATGATGTTTGCGACCACTTCGTCGAAGTTGAACTCCTTCTGGCGATACACTGCGTTTGTCCCGACCTGCCAGAGCACCAGAGAAGGATTTTCAGCAAAGATGTCATCGTTGAACCGAGCCACTTCCAATGGCGCTTCTTGGCCGCCCTGGCCGCGGTTGAAGACGTCGATCCGGATTTTCGGATGGGGATCGTCATCCTTGTAGTGCTTTCGCAAATACAGCTCGAGCCGCGCGGGATAGGGAACGACATTGCGAAGTCCCGCAGTCGAGGACGACCCCATCGCTACGACGCGCACGGGCCCCCTTCCGCTCAACGCGGCCCGGAAATTCTCCAGGCGATGCTTCAAATCAACGATCTCAGGGGGGCAATCGATAGTCGGCAATTCGTTAGACATGAACCAACCTCCGCCACCATCTCAAGTTGCAGCAATCATTCAGCCTTGATGGCGCCGCCATTGCAAGTCCAATTCGCATCGCGCAATAGTCGGCGGTGAATTGAGGCGACGGAGAGTATCGTGCAGGGAAAAATCATTGTCGTGACTGGCGCTCGGCGCGCTTGGCAAGGTGGTCGCCGACGTCGCGCAATCACGCGGCGCTCGGGTCGCCGGCATCGATCACGCGCCCTCTCAACTGCCGGCGACGACCGAGCGCGTCGAGATCGGCGGCGTCGACCTGTCCGACGCGGCGCAGGCGAAGACGGCGGTGGACGCTGCCGCGAAGCATTTCGGCAGGCTGGACGCCCTGGTCAATATCGCAGGCGGCTTTGCCTTCGAGACCGTCGGCGACGGCGACATCAAGACGTGGCAGCGCATGCATGCGCTGAACGTGCTGACGGCCCTCAACGCCTCCCACGCGGCGTTGCCGCATCTTGCCGCTTCGAAGGCAGGCCGCATCATCAATATCGGCGCCATGGGCGCGCTGCAGGCGGGCTCGGGCATGGGTCCCTACGCCGCATCGAAGGCGGGCGTGCACCGCCTCACCGAGGCGCTCGCCAACGAATGGAAGGGCAAGGTCACGGTGAACGCGGTGCTGCCGTCGACCATCGACACCACGGCGAACCGCGCCGACATGCCGAAAGCCGACTTCACCAAATGGGTGACACCGCTGGAGCTTGCCGAGGTGATCCTGTTCCTCGTCAGCGACGCCGCGAGCGGCGTCACCGGCGCGCTGATTCCGGTGAGCGGACGGGTCTGATCAATCCGGCACGAGCAGCCGCAGATTGCCCTTGAAACGGATGCTCTGCTTGCCGGCGAGCGCCATGCCTTCGCCATAGGCGGTCTCGTCGGTGTAGGTGCCGCTGAAGCCGATGGTGACGACCTTGCGGCCCCACACCGGGCGCTCGTCGAACGAGGGCGAATGCTCCTCGTTGGTCAGCTCGCCCTTCCACTTGCCGTCGGCGGAGGTGTAGCTGCCATAGGCAAAGAAAAAGGAATCGCCGCCGCGCATGGTGCCGTCACGCAGCACCATGACGCCCTGATTGCCGCCCTGGACGCCATCCAGCATCTCGATCCGGATGTGATAGAGCCCGTTCCTGATCGTCATATTCGCGCGCCCGCCTGTTCCCCGCGCACGGATATAGCTGGCTTGACCGCGTCAGGGCAAATGCCGTGAGCCCGAGTCCAGGCTAGACTGGCCGCAACTGATTCTCCGATCGGAAACTCGCTTTGGAAACCGCGCTCTATCTTCCCGTCAAACGATTCCTCGAAGAGCTCGGCTTCTCCGTGAAGGGCGAGATCGGCGGCTGCGATCTCGTGGGCCTGAGCTCCGGCGATCCGCCGGTGGTGGTGATTGGCGAGCTCAAGCTCGCATTCAATCTTGAGCTTATCCTGCAAGCGGTGGATCGCGCGCCGGCGGGTGACGAGGTCTGGATCGCCGCAAAGATGTCGATTCGCGGCAAGGGCCGCGAGAGCGATGCTCGCTATCGCAATCTCTGCCGTCGCCTCGGCTTCGGTATGCTCGGGGTGACCGACAGCGGCCAGGTCGAGGTGCTGGTGAAGCCGCCGACGGCGGCCCCCCGCCGCGAGCCGAAGACGCGCTCGCGGCTGGTGGCCGAACATCAGCGCCGTCAGGGTGATCCCGTGCTCGGCGGCAGCACCCGTGCGCCGATCATGACGGCGTACCGGCAGCAGGCGCTGGCCTGCGCATCGGAGCTAGCCACAGGCCCGCGGCGCGTGCGCGAATTGCGCGAACGCTGTCCCGATGCCGGCAAGATCTTGCTTAACAATGTGTATGGCTGGTTCGAGCGCGCCGACCGGGGAATCTACGGGCTTACGGAGGCAGGACATGCGGCGCTGAAACGCTGGCCGCAGCAACGGGTTAATATCGATGCCGGTGTCGCGTCACCGCCATGACACCCGACCGGTGCATAGCTGAAATGCCACACCGATTTCATATTGCAATGCAACATATACCGCACTAGGTATCCCGGCATCAAACCGAGGCCGTTATGAGCGCAGACTGGAATACCAAATATGGCACGCGGCGCGTGCGCCATGATCCGCCCACCCTGGACGAGGCGATCTTCGCCGCCGTCGGCATCACCGACGACCAGGAGCAGCAGGCCGAGATCGCCGCAGCGCTGATGGGCATGCCGCTCGAAATCGTTCAGGCCGAGGTCAAGAAACAGGCCCGCACCAACAGCCGCATCACCGCGACGCGCGTGATCGCCGGCGAACAGGGAGCGCAGCGCTCGGTCGTGGTCGAACGCCGTGTCGTCCGCCGCTTCGGCAACGACAAGCGCACCGGCACCTGAGCGCTCATTCCCTTCTTCAGTAAAAAGCGGACCGGCCTGGCCGGTCCGCTTTTTGATTCAGGCCTTCGAATTTCAGCCCTTTGAATTTCAGGCCGCGCGATTGCCGTACATGCTGGAGATCAGCTTCCAGCAGGTCGAGTTGAAATTGAGGAGCGCACGGCCGGCATTGAACGGGGCCGCTGCGAGATCAGCAAGCTCAGCCTCTGGCGCCTTGGCAAGATCGATCGTGCCGGTGGATTCGCCGTGGCGGAACTGCAGATGCGCGCCGAACTTCTTGGCGAGCGCCCGCATGGCGTGATTCTCCGCGCCCGTGGTGATGCGCAGGCTCTTGTAACCCTTCCAGCGCGCTTCCGCGATCAGGCGGCTGAACAGCACGGTGCCGACGTTCTGGCGCCGGGCGGAGGCTTCCACGCTGAAGGCCACCTCGGGCAACGAATCGCCCTCCGGCGGATGCAGCTCAGCCGCACCACGGACCACGCCATCGACGATATAGGCGACGATCACGGTGCCATCCTCGGCGCAGCGGGCGGCGTAACGCTCGATGAAGCTGTCGTCGAGAAAACCGTTGAAACGGTCGTGCCGGCTTGCGCCATCGAGCCTCAGCAGGTGATCGCGCAATAGCGGCAATTCTTCCTGCTGGATCAGGGTCCGCACATAGCCTGGAGCGGTGCGGACGGTGTTTTCAAGTACCACGTCAAAAACTCCTCTTGGTGTCCCTCGAGGAGGCGTTCGAATCCCTAGGCCTCCAATATTGTGCGTCGCAACAAATTTTTCAAGACGGAACCTGCTCAAGTTTGAGGCAGTGGAAACAACAAATTCGTTAACAAAATCAAGACTCCGTAGTCTTACAGAACCAGCTGCGTCTGGGTCACCACAGCGACCAGCTTGCCGTCCTCGGTCTCCAGTCGGATGGTCCAGACCTGGGTCCGGCGCCCCCGATGGACCGGGGTGGCGGTGGCGATGACAGTGGCTCCCTCCTTGGCGCCGCCGATGAAGTTGGTCTTGCTCTCCAGCGTCGTCGTGCCCTTAGCGTCCTCCGGCAGGTTGATCACGGTCGCCGCTGCACCAACGGAATCGGCGAACGCCATTACCGCGCCACCATGGACGGTGTGGTGCAGCGTGCAGAGATCGGGCCGCACTGTCATCCGCGCCACCACGCGATCCCTCTCGGCTTCGACGAATTCGACGCCCTTGAGCTCGGCGAACGGCATCTTCATCGCTTTAAGTTTTTCGAGCGGCGTCATCAGATCTCCTCCCAATTCCTTGTTGTCGCAGCGTGAATGGCTTCATACGGCAAAGCAATGACGTCGGAGGGAATGGCTCGGCAAGCGCTCCTCGCAATGACGCCGGGAGAGACGTCGTCCCTCACGTTACCGCATTGACGACCTGATATTCCGGCCGTCGCCACACCTCGCCTGCGATCACGTCCTCGATGATCTCGGTCGCCCGCATGATCTCGCTCTCGCCTATGTAGAGCGGCGTGATGCCGAACCTCATGATATCAGGCGCACGGAAATCGCCGATAAGGCCGCGGGCGATCACGGCCTGCATGGCGGCGTAGCCGCCCTCGAAGGCGAATGAGACTTGCGAGCCGCGGCGCTCGCGTGCGCGCGGGGTGACGAGCCTAAGTTGCGGGCAGCGCCGTTCGACTTCCGCGATCAAGAGATCGCCCAGCGCCAGCGAGCGCGCGCGGACCTCCTTGATGTCGACCCGATCCCAGATATCGAGCGAAGCCTCCAGCGCCGCCATCGCCAGCACCGGCGGTGTCCCCACGCGCATGCGCTCGACGCCGCCGGCGGCCGCATAGCCAAGCTCGAACGCGAAGGGTTTTGCGTGGCCCATCCATCCGGATAGCGCGGCGCGCGCGTCATCGGCATGGCGCGGTGCGACGTAGAGGAAGGCCGGCGCGCCGGGGCCGGCGTTGATGTACTTGTAGGTGCAGCCGGCGGCAAAATCGACACTGCAGCCGGCGAGGTCGACCGGCAGCGCACCGGCTGAGTGCGCGAGATCCCAGACCGTGACGATGCCGAGCGCATGCGCCATTGCGGTCAGCTTCGCCATGTCGTGACGGCGGCCGGTGCGGTAGTCGACCTCGGTGATGTACAGCACCGCAATCTCTTCCGACAGTGCGGCCTCGACCTCCTCCGGCGACACCAGGCGCAATTGATGGCCGCGCCCGAGCGTCGCGATCAGGCCTTCGGCCATGTAGAGATCGGTCGGGAAATTGCCGGTGTCCGACAGGACGACCTTGCGCGATGCATTCATGTCGAGCGCAGCGGCGAGCGCCTGATAGGCCTTGAGCGACAGCGTGTCGCCGACCATCACCGAGCCGGCTTCCGCGCCAATCAGCCGCGCGATGCGGTCGCCGACGTGACGCGGCTGGGCATACCAGCCGGCCGTGTTCCAGGCGCGGATCAGCTCGTTGCCCCACTCCGCCGTGATCACGCGGTTGACCCGCTCAGCGACGCCAAGCGGCAATGCACCGAGCGAATTGCCGTCGAGATAGATCACGCCGTCAGGGAGATGAAACAGCGCCTTGGTGTCGTCGTAGACGCGAAGCCTGGTCATGCTCATCTCTACAAAATCGTACGCACGCGCCAGAGCTCGGGAAACAGCTCGACCTCCAGCATGCGCTTGAGATAGCTGACGCCGCCGGTGCCACCGGTGCCACGCTTGAAGCCGATGACGCGCTCGACCGTCGTGACGTGGTTGAAGCGCCAGCGCCGGAAATAATCCTCGAAATCGACCAGCTTCTCGGCGAGCTCGTAGAGCAACCAGTGCGTCTCCGGCGCCTCGTAGACCTCGCGCCAGGCGTGGAGCACGCCTTCGCTAAAACCATGGGTCTCGCGAACGTCACGCGCCAGCACCGCAGCCGGCATTTTGAGCCCATTGCGATCGGCGAGCCGCAGCACCTCGTCATAGAGGCTCGGCGTCGCAAGCTCGGCTTCGAGCAGCTTCGTCGTCTCCACATCGTGTGCGTGCGGCTTCAGCATGGCGTGGTTGCGGTTGCCGAGCAGGTATTCGATCAGCCGGTACTGGCGCGACTGGAATCCCGAGGACTGGCCGAGCTGGGAGCGGAAGCGCGTATATTCGCTCGGCGTCATCGTGCGCAGCACGTCCCAGGCGTTGTTGAGCTGCTCGAAGATGCGCGACATCCGCGCCAGCATCTTCATGGCCGGAGCCACCTCGTCCTTGGCGATGGCGCGGCGCGCGGCGCTGAGCTCGTGGATGGCAAGCCGCATCCAGAGCTCGGTGGTCTGATGCTGGATGATGAATAGCATCTCGTCATGCGCGTCCGACAGCGGATGCTGCGCGCCGAGGATCGCATCGAGCGCCAGATAATCGCCATAGGACATGCGCCGGGCGAAATCGGTCTCGGCGCCTTCGTTTGAGGGA
This portion of the Bradyrhizobium diazoefficiens genome encodes:
- the kynA gene encoding tryptophan 2,3-dioxygenase; the encoded protein is MTSSDYDPSNEGAETDFARRMSYGDYLALDAILGAQHPLSDAHDEMLFIIQHQTTELWMRLAIHELSAARRAIAKDEVAPAMKMLARMSRIFEQLNNAWDVLRTMTPSEYTRFRSQLGQSSGFQSRQYRLIEYLLGNRNHAMLKPHAHDVETTKLLEAELATPSLYDEVLRLADRNGLKMPAAVLARDVRETHGFSEGVLHAWREVYEAPETHWLLYELAEKLVDFEDYFRRWRFNHVTTVERVIGFKRGTGGTGGVSYLKRMLEVELFPELWRVRTIL
- a CDS encoding GrlR family regulatory protein translates to MTIRNGLYHIRIEMLDGVQGGNQGVMVLRDGTMRGGDSFFFAYGSYTSADGKWKGELTNEEHSPSFDERPVWGRKVVTIGFSGTYTDETAYGEGMALAGKQSIRFKGNLRLLVPD
- a CDS encoding DUF2735 domain-containing protein, producing the protein MMNNGLSQGSAKIYQFPAGGRAALAGRRYGETRLPADHASLPANVSICSDSWYHQDAVDEAKPKWDR
- a CDS encoding DUF2161 domain-containing phosphodiesterase, whose translation is METALYLPVKRFLEELGFSVKGEIGGCDLVGLSSGDPPVVVIGELKLAFNLELILQAVDRAPAGDEVWIAAKMSIRGKGRESDARYRNLCRRLGFGMLGVTDSGQVEVLVKPPTAAPRREPKTRSRLVAEHQRRQGDPVLGGSTRAPIMTAYRQQALACASELATGPRRVRELRERCPDAGKILLNNVYGWFERADRGIYGLTEAGHAALKRWPQQRVNIDAGVASPP
- the kynU gene encoding kynureninase, with the translated sequence MTRLRVYDDTKALFHLPDGVIYLDGNSLGALPLGVAERVNRVITAEWGNELIRAWNTAGWYAQPRHVGDRIARLIGAEAGSVMVGDTLSLKAYQALAAALDMNASRKVVLSDTGNFPTDLYMAEGLIATLGRGHQLRLVSPEEVEAALSEEIAVLYITEVDYRTGRRHDMAKLTAMAHALGIVTVWDLAHSAGALPVDLAGCSVDFAAGCTYKYINAGPGAPAFLYVAPRHADDARAALSGWMGHAKPFAFELGYAAAGGVERMRVGTPPVLAMAALEASLDIWDRVDIKEVRARSLALGDLLIAEVERRCPQLRLVTPRARERRGSQVSFAFEGGYAAMQAVIARGLIGDFRAPDIMRFGITPLYIGESEIMRATEIIEDVIAGEVWRRPEYQVVNAVT
- a CDS encoding SGNH/GDSL hydrolase family protein translates to MRVVAMGSSSTAGLRNVVPYPARLELYLRKHYKDDDPHPKIRIDVFNRGQGGQEAPLEVARFNDDIFAENPSLVLWQVGTNAVYRQKEFNFDEVVANIIGGLALLRAHPTMDVILIDPQYVTAMLFDDNADLAERMVSAIRTAAEDAKVNLFQRWALMRHWHVLNNVSFEQLLDPEDDLKLHQSNWSTMQVSLALTNSIIKAVTPTA
- a CDS encoding GNAT family N-acetyltransferase, giving the protein MVLENTVRTAPGYVRTLIQQEELPLLRDHLLRLDGASRHDRFNGFLDDSFIERYAARCAEDGTVIVAYIVDGVVRGAAELHPPEGDSLPEVAFSVEASARRQNVGTVLFSRLIAEARWKGYKSLRITTGAENHAMRALAKKFGAHLQFRHGESTGTIDLAKAPEAELADLAAAPFNAGRALLNFNSTCWKLISSMYGNRAA
- a CDS encoding tyrosine-protein phosphatase, producing the protein MSDPPARHLSLQGASNFRDLGGYATSDGRTTRWRHIFRSNHLGQLTAEDIAIVRALGVKSAFDFRGVEERAAGVCVVNEITVHSLPIEPTVVASLRAELARGALTAPVALELMRESYRNYVRHNTHSFRMLFGHLLQDRAPLVIHCTAGKDRTGFASALILHALGVPEEVIAEDYLLTNRHYKRDVSSVSDLPADVLDAIGSVNASYLDAAFDAVGRDYGDVETYLRDGLKLGRAERTALKERYLQA
- a CDS encoding PaaI family thioesterase, giving the protein MTPLEKLKAMKMPFAELKGVEFVEAERDRVVARMTVRPDLCTLHHTVHGGAVMAFADSVGAAATVINLPEDAKGTTTLESKTNFIGGAKEGATVIATATPVHRGRRTQVWTIRLETEDGKLVAVVTQTQLVL